Proteins co-encoded in one Xanthomonas campestris pv. badrii genomic window:
- a CDS encoding TspO/MBR family protein: protein MTHRLSKKSQWFGLFGWLALCYAIAGVGAAASIQAASFYAELQRPVWAPPGWLFGPVWTVLYGMMAVSVWLVWRRGGWTEARMALALFVVQLALNGLWSWLFFAWHIGAWAFADIVALWLALAATIAAFAKRQALAAWLLVPYLAWVSFAAALNFSVWQLNPQVLG, encoded by the coding sequence ATGACGCACCGTCTGTCAAAAAAATCGCAATGGTTCGGCCTTTTCGGCTGGCTGGCGCTTTGCTATGCAATCGCCGGGGTGGGCGCGGCGGCATCGATCCAGGCCGCCAGCTTTTACGCGGAGCTACAGCGTCCCGTGTGGGCCCCGCCGGGCTGGCTATTCGGGCCGGTGTGGACCGTGTTGTACGGAATGATGGCGGTGTCAGTCTGGTTGGTGTGGCGCCGCGGCGGCTGGACTGAGGCGCGGATGGCATTGGCTCTGTTCGTGGTGCAGCTGGCACTCAATGGTCTGTGGAGCTGGCTGTTCTTTGCATGGCACATCGGAGCCTGGGCGTTTGCCGACATCGTTGCGTTGTGGCTGGCGCTGGCAGCCACGATCGCGGCGTTCGCGAAGAGACAAGCGCTGGCGGCGTGGTTGCTGGTGCCGTATCTGGCATGGGTGAGCTTTGCGGCGGCGCTTAATTTCTCGGTCTGGCAACTCAATCCTCAGGTGCTCGGCTGA
- a CDS encoding hemagglutinin repeat-containing protein, translating to MDPEWTQTRLGDGFYEQRLVLDQITQLTGRRYLGNYADGVAQYHALLESGVAAAGQLQLSMGVGLTAAQAAALTQDIVWMVEQDYQGQKVLVPVVYLASNSLQLRGNGALIAGGNVELNATNALSNQGVIAGTDVSVTAGNLLNQGQIEGRDVGLAAGNNLVSEAAKAINGAGILSGISASNTLQLFAGNDLTLTGTRVQAGASAALTAGNNLSLTPSALRDDNGLLRGGDAVSLVTGKDLIVSAGNDLQLHGVSINAGGSAALLAGNNLSLTPTTGLDGKVATRTSISTGDSLQLTAGNDLTIRQAEVKAGGDLIAAAGNNLTVESVLNDSETNSYNSRNGKTRVTTTTTTQTIDQQALTAGGNLILSAGNDVNLVAAKLDAGKGVGISAGNDINASTLTTVDTSDVLETRKRFKQTTSTRDETVHGTEFSAGGNLAMQAGNDISLTAASAATKEGGITLAAGNDVNLLAASEQHDAVQDMTKKKKGTFSSKTTTTHDEWHDNVAVTTTLSGDTVLIAAGNDLLSQGAQIVGTGDVTLAAGNNLSLETAQNTHSEEHDKVTTKSGLFGSGGIGVTLGKQKVTTGADIDQITHTGTTVGSLEGDVTLVAGNKLAITGSDVMALQGDLTATGKDIAITEVYNDSDAEQRSKFSQGGLSLTLSSAAISLAQAANDSYKASKAVKGDSRMEALVLGSAAYSAYGAGQALAQAGSSLGGSAKDAAQGANLSIAISIGGSKSESKSTQTASVAQGSKLQAGGDVNLIATGGGDQSNLLIRGSDIKAGNDLLLAADHNVLIEAAKNTAEQKSTSKSSSASLGVGITYGPDGAAFGVMISAAGSRGKANGEDVTYSNSHLAAGNTATVISGNDTTLKGAQLSADKVIADVGGNLSIESLQDTSTYDSKDKSVGASVTFGAGFSASASYSSNKVSGDFASVTEQSGIQAGDGGFDIRVGGNTDLKGGVIASTQAAVDAGANRLQTGTLTVSDITNTSSYEAKGISLSGGYAAGGSNGKDGAKTETQTPPTTNNGSNWSWQNQGSGAQGASAGYSSKSGSETSLTTSSISGGTVVITDQAGQQAKTGQSVSDVLAALNRDVLTGDGANGLVKGWDGQKLQRQVSAGAEITATFGQQASKAVGDYASKKALVLRAQGDSEEAAKWDEGGEYRIAAHTAMGLLGGGVEGALGSAAAATAAPVVSELTKNLPKGVKEAVGAGLAAGLGAAIGGSAGAATAFNEDANNRMLHPDEVKWIRENAAEFAKVQGIGEKEAYNILLVEAAAYVDKDIQDKLSLLGAGYENEAAIAFLATNRAVYGSVESFDNRHRNDASMFANELGRSTGDFVDVFNALADAGGSKDDWHLALAPANTAFANASSSQWGVFKLQVASAGAGALAAAGVITYPTLSWWAQTGLKSGVQSAAIYTLTTAAKANSERLDTGKNFTETFANNFSWPKLGVAATVGAAGGVYTQQMLTWAGLPIGFLPSVQSIGGIVIRGNQMAQGTAISKAANAAVDHYKDKDAEDSNP from the coding sequence GTGGACCCGGAGTGGACCCAGACCCGCCTTGGCGACGGCTTCTACGAGCAGCGCCTGGTGCTGGACCAGATCACCCAGCTCACCGGTCGCCGTTACCTGGGCAACTACGCCGATGGCGTGGCGCAATACCACGCCTTGCTCGAGTCTGGCGTGGCTGCTGCAGGCCAGCTGCAATTGAGCATGGGCGTCGGCCTCACCGCTGCGCAGGCGGCTGCGCTCACGCAGGACATCGTGTGGATGGTGGAGCAGGACTACCAGGGCCAAAAGGTACTGGTGCCGGTGGTCTACCTGGCCTCCAACTCGCTGCAGCTGCGCGGCAATGGGGCCTTGATCGCCGGCGGCAACGTCGAGCTCAACGCCACCAACGCCCTGAGCAACCAAGGCGTCATCGCCGGTACCGATGTCAGCGTCACCGCCGGCAACCTGCTCAACCAGGGCCAGATCGAGGGGCGCGATGTGGGGCTTGCGGCCGGCAACAATCTGGTTAGCGAAGCGGCCAAGGCCATCAATGGCGCGGGCATCCTGTCCGGCATCAGTGCCAGCAATACATTGCAACTGTTTGCTGGCAACGACTTGACCCTGACCGGCACCCGCGTGCAGGCGGGCGCCAGTGCGGCGCTGACTGCAGGCAATAATCTCAGCCTCACGCCTAGTGCCTTGCGCGACGACAATGGCCTGCTGCGTGGCGGCGATGCCGTGTCACTCGTCACGGGTAAAGACCTGATCGTGTCCGCAGGCAACGACCTGCAACTGCATGGCGTCAGCATCAATGCGGGCGGTAGCGCGGCCTTGCTGGCGGGCAACAATCTCTCGCTGACCCCGACCACCGGTCTGGACGGCAAGGTCGCCACCCGCACCAGCATCAGCACCGGCGACAGCCTGCAGCTCACCGCCGGCAACGACCTGACCATCCGTCAGGCCGAGGTCAAGGCCGGGGGTGATCTGATCGCCGCAGCAGGCAATAACCTCACTGTCGAGTCCGTGCTCAACGACAGCGAGACCAACAGCTACAACTCGCGCAATGGCAAGACCCGCGTCACTACCACGACCACGACGCAAACCATCGACCAACAGGCGCTCACTGCCGGCGGCAACCTGATCCTCAGCGCCGGCAACGACGTCAATCTGGTCGCTGCCAAGCTCGATGCAGGCAAGGGCGTGGGGATCAGCGCCGGCAACGACATCAACGCCAGCACGCTGACCACGGTGGACACCAGCGATGTCCTGGAAACGCGCAAGCGCTTCAAGCAAACCACCAGCACCCGCGACGAAACCGTCCACGGCACCGAGTTCAGTGCCGGTGGCAACCTCGCCATGCAGGCGGGCAACGACATCAGCCTGACCGCCGCATCGGCCGCCACCAAGGAAGGCGGCATCACCCTGGCCGCTGGCAACGACGTCAATCTGCTCGCCGCCAGCGAGCAGCACGATGCCGTGCAGGACATGACCAAGAAGAAGAAGGGCACGTTCAGCAGCAAGACCACGACGACGCATGACGAGTGGCACGACAACGTGGCGGTCACCACCACGCTCAGTGGCGACACGGTGCTGATTGCAGCGGGTAACGATCTGCTGTCGCAAGGCGCGCAGATTGTCGGCACCGGCGACGTCACGCTTGCAGCAGGCAACAACCTGAGCTTGGAAACTGCTCAGAACACGCATAGCGAAGAGCATGACAAAGTCACCACCAAGTCCGGTCTGTTCGGAAGTGGCGGTATCGGGGTGACGCTCGGTAAGCAAAAGGTCACCACTGGCGCCGACATCGACCAGATCACGCATACCGGGACGACGGTCGGCAGCCTGGAGGGCGACGTCACCCTGGTGGCCGGCAACAAGTTGGCGATCACGGGCAGTGATGTCATGGCGTTGCAGGGCGACCTGACCGCGACCGGCAAGGATATCGCGATCACGGAGGTCTACAACGACAGTGATGCGGAACAGCGCAGCAAGTTTAGCCAAGGTGGTTTGTCGCTTACCTTGAGTTCGGCTGCGATCAGCCTGGCACAGGCGGCAAACGACAGCTACAAGGCCAGCAAGGCGGTCAAGGGCGACAGTCGCATGGAAGCACTTGTGCTCGGGTCGGCGGCCTACAGTGCGTATGGGGCAGGGCAGGCCCTTGCACAGGCAGGCAGTTCGCTAGGCGGCAGCGCAAAAGATGCGGCTCAGGGCGCCAATCTGAGCATTGCCATCAGCATCGGCGGCAGCAAGAGCGAGAGCAAGAGCACGCAGACGGCCAGTGTCGCGCAAGGCTCCAAGCTACAGGCAGGCGGTGACGTCAACCTGATTGCGACCGGTGGCGGCGACCAGAGCAACTTGTTGATTCGTGGGAGTGACATCAAGGCGGGCAATGATCTGCTGCTGGCAGCCGATCACAATGTACTCATCGAAGCAGCCAAGAACACCGCCGAGCAAAAAAGTACCAGTAAGAGCAGCAGCGCGTCGTTGGGTGTCGGCATCACTTACGGCCCGGATGGTGCCGCATTTGGCGTGATGATCAGTGCAGCTGGATCGCGCGGCAAGGCCAATGGCGAGGACGTGACCTACAGCAATAGTCATCTGGCTGCGGGCAACACGGCCACGGTCATCAGTGGCAATGACACCACGCTCAAGGGCGCGCAGCTGTCGGCGGACAAGGTGATCGCCGATGTCGGTGGCAATCTGAGCATCGAGAGCCTGCAGGACACCAGCACGTACGACAGCAAGGACAAGAGTGTTGGTGCGAGTGTGACCTTTGGTGCAGGGTTCAGTGCCAGCGCCAGCTATAGCAGTAACAAGGTCAGTGGCGACTTTGCCAGCGTCACCGAACAGAGCGGTATCCAGGCCGGCGATGGCGGCTTCGACATCCGCGTGGGCGGCAACACCGATCTGAAAGGCGGCGTGATCGCAAGCACCCAGGCGGCGGTGGATGCCGGCGCCAATCGCCTGCAGACCGGCACGCTGACGGTGAGCGACATCACCAACACCAGCAGCTATGAAGCCAAGGGCATCAGTCTCTCGGGTGGCTACGCTGCCGGTGGCAGCAACGGCAAGGATGGGGCCAAGACCGAGACCCAGACGCCACCGACGACCAACAACGGCAGCAATTGGTCCTGGCAAAACCAGGGCAGCGGCGCGCAAGGCGCAAGCGCCGGCTACTCCAGCAAGAGTGGCAGCGAAACCTCGCTGACCACCAGCAGCATTAGTGGTGGCACGGTGGTTATCACCGACCAGGCCGGCCAACAAGCCAAGACCGGGCAGAGCGTCAGCGATGTGCTGGCGGCACTAAACCGCGATGTGCTCACCGGTGATGGCGCCAATGGGCTGGTGAAAGGTTGGGATGGGCAGAAGCTGCAGCGGCAAGTGAGCGCCGGAGCGGAGATCACGGCGACGTTTGGGCAGCAGGCCAGCAAAGCGGTCGGGGACTACGCGTCGAAGAAAGCTTTGGTTCTCCGCGCGCAGGGAGACTCAGAAGAAGCCGCAAAATGGGATGAAGGCGGCGAATACCGCATAGCTGCGCATACCGCGATGGGACTGCTTGGTGGAGGTGTTGAGGGCGCACTTGGGTCAGCGGCGGCTGCAACGGCGGCACCAGTTGTTTCAGAACTCACCAAGAATTTGCCAAAGGGCGTGAAGGAAGCCGTTGGTGCTGGCTTGGCGGCTGGGCTGGGCGCGGCAATTGGCGGATCAGCAGGCGCGGCCACCGCGTTTAACGAAGACGCTAACAACCGGATGCTGCATCCAGACGAAGTGAAGTGGATCCGAGAAAACGCAGCTGAGTTCGCAAAAGTACAGGGAATCGGCGAGAAGGAAGCCTACAATATTCTATTGGTAGAGGCTGCTGCTTATGTGGACAAAGACATTCAGGACAAGCTTTCATTGCTTGGTGCCGGATATGAAAACGAGGCTGCGATTGCATTTCTTGCGACCAATCGTGCGGTCTATGGTAGCGTTGAGTCCTTTGATAATCGGCATCGCAACGATGCCAGCATGTTCGCAAATGAGCTAGGGCGCAGCACCGGAGATTTCGTCGATGTATTCAATGCACTGGCGGATGCGGGAGGAAGCAAAGACGATTGGCATTTGGCCCTTGCACCAGCGAATACTGCGTTCGCAAATGCATCATCTTCTCAGTGGGGGGTGTTTAAACTTCAGGTCGCCAGTGCTGGTGCGGGAGCACTTGCTGCGGCAGGTGTAATTACCTATCCCACATTGTCATGGTGGGCTCAAACCGGACTTAAAAGCGGAGTTCAGAGTGCTGCCATTTACACTCTTACTACCGCCGCCAAAGCCAACAGCGAACGGTTGGACACAGGCAAGAATTTTACAGAAACGTTTGCAAATAATTTCTCGTGGCCTAAGCTCGGTGTTGCAGCCACAGTCGGTGCGGCGGGAGGCGTGTATACCCAGCAAATGTTGACCTGGGCAGGCTTGCCGATCGGGTTCTTGCCAAGCGTTCAGAGCATAGGCGGCATAGTTATCCGAGGAAATCAAATGGCCCAAGGAACTGCTATTTCAAAAGCGGCAAACGCTGCAGTCGATCACTACAAAGATAAAGATGCGGAAGATTCCAACCCATGA
- a CDS encoding DUF6896 domain-containing protein gives MNMDNINSIFLFVNLQCRLMSEFSELYPGVKDWRWLSDFPRSGKLMVDFDQWKFVRHGSGLRFERLIREPNWVVDIHKFIDNPKIVDSWRLLQFYESYGKIVDEVRIVSELNEFCSKGIFVSSGPGQYTLVAEPQRRRELTGPPA, from the coding sequence ATGAATATGGATAATATAAATTCAATATTTTTATTTGTTAATCTTCAATGTCGCCTAATGAGTGAATTTTCGGAACTATATCCTGGGGTGAAGGATTGGCGGTGGCTTTCCGACTTCCCTAGAAGCGGTAAGCTAATGGTTGATTTCGATCAATGGAAATTTGTGAGGCATGGCTCAGGGTTGCGGTTTGAGAGGCTGATTCGCGAGCCAAACTGGGTCGTAGACATTCATAAATTTATTGACAATCCAAAAATAGTTGATAGTTGGCGGCTACTTCAGTTTTATGAGTCTTACGGAAAAATTGTGGATGAGGTCCGAATTGTTTCGGAATTAAACGAATTTTGCTCAAAGGGCATTTTTGTTTCCAGTGGTCCTGGGCAATATACTTTAGTGGCGGAACCCCAGAGACGGAGGGAATTAACCGGGCCGCCAGCATGA
- the thrA gene encoding bifunctional aspartate kinase/homoserine dehydrogenase I, translating to MSSPAVSLDPAAVAAPSLRTIVHKFGGTSVADAERYRHVAQLLLARDETVQVTVVSAMKGVTDALIELAELAAKDRPEWRERWHETRARHRGAAVALLGEHSGPTVEWLDERFEHLSQILGALAVIGELPREVLDRVQGLGEVYSAQLLGDHFRAIGEDCAVLDARDVLVVNRGELGVDVDWEVSAQRLATWRQAHPQTRVVVTGFVARDRADRITTLGRNGSDYSGAIFAALFNADELHIWTDVDGVLSADPRVVPEAVQLETLSYDEACELAYFGAKVVHPQTMSPAIERGLPIIIRNTFQPEHPGTRITASSAVSGPIKGLTLSPDLAVLNLEGTGLIGVPGTAERVFAALRTAQVSVVMISQGSSEHSICCVVKQHESERARNALLQAFAHELTVGQVQRVQLTTGISVLAAVGDGMAGQPGVAARLFESLGRAQVNILAIAQGSSERNISVAIDAAHATKALRAAHAGFWLSPQTFSVGVIGPGNVGAALLDQLRIAQPQLLGKANLDLRLRAVVSRGRMLLDERGLVGDWRDAFAAAATPTDLERFTTHLLSAHLPHTVIIDCSGSAEVADRYAGWLAAGIHVVTPNKQAGSGPLERFEAIRAAADASGARFRYEATVGAGLPVITTLRDLVDTGDTVTSIEGIFSGTLAWLFNKYDGSVPFAELVTQARGMGYTEPDPRDDLSGVDVARKLVILAREAGRAISLEDVQVESLVPEALRQASVDDFMARLPEVDAVFAQRLSDARARGNVLRYVAQLPPDRAPSVGLVELPADHAFANLRLTDNVVQFTTRRYCENPLVVQGPGAGPEVTAAGVFADLLRVAAGEGARL from the coding sequence ATGTCATCGCCCGCTGTTTCGCTCGACCCTGCCGCTGTCGCGGCGCCCTCCCTGCGCACCATAGTGCACAAATTCGGCGGCACGTCGGTGGCCGATGCCGAACGCTATCGGCATGTCGCGCAGCTGCTGCTTGCGCGCGATGAGACGGTGCAGGTCACCGTGGTCTCGGCGATGAAGGGCGTCACCGATGCCTTGATCGAGTTGGCCGAACTGGCGGCAAAGGATCGCCCCGAATGGCGCGAGCGCTGGCACGAGACGCGTGCGCGTCATCGCGGTGCGGCGGTGGCCTTGCTCGGTGAGCATTCCGGGCCGACGGTGGAGTGGCTGGACGAACGTTTCGAACACCTGTCGCAGATCCTTGGTGCATTGGCGGTGATCGGCGAGTTGCCGCGCGAAGTGCTCGACCGCGTGCAAGGCTTGGGCGAGGTGTATTCGGCGCAGTTGCTGGGCGATCACTTCCGCGCCATCGGCGAAGACTGCGCGGTGCTGGACGCGCGCGATGTGCTGGTGGTCAACCGCGGCGAGCTGGGCGTGGATGTGGACTGGGAGGTGAGCGCGCAGCGGCTGGCCACCTGGCGCCAGGCGCATCCACAGACGCGCGTGGTGGTGACCGGCTTTGTGGCGCGCGACCGCGCCGATCGCATCACCACGCTGGGGCGCAACGGCAGCGATTACTCCGGTGCGATCTTCGCGGCGCTGTTCAATGCCGATGAGCTGCATATCTGGACCGATGTGGATGGCGTATTGTCGGCCGACCCGCGCGTGGTGCCCGAAGCGGTGCAGCTGGAAACATTGAGCTACGACGAGGCCTGCGAGCTGGCGTACTTCGGCGCCAAGGTGGTGCACCCGCAGACGATGTCGCCGGCGATCGAGCGTGGGCTGCCGATCATCATCCGCAACACCTTTCAGCCCGAGCATCCGGGCACGCGCATCACTGCCAGCAGCGCGGTGAGCGGGCCGATCAAGGGGCTGACGCTGAGCCCGGATCTGGCGGTGCTCAATCTGGAAGGCACCGGCCTGATCGGCGTGCCGGGCACGGCCGAGCGCGTGTTCGCGGCGCTGCGTACGGCGCAGGTGTCGGTGGTGATGATCTCGCAGGGGTCGTCGGAGCATTCGATCTGTTGCGTGGTCAAGCAGCATGAGTCCGAGCGTGCTCGCAACGCCTTGCTGCAGGCGTTTGCGCATGAGCTCACGGTTGGCCAAGTGCAGCGGGTGCAGCTGACCACCGGCATCAGCGTGCTGGCGGCGGTGGGCGATGGCATGGCCGGCCAGCCCGGCGTGGCGGCGCGTTTGTTTGAATCGCTGGGGCGCGCGCAGGTCAATATCCTGGCCATTGCGCAGGGCTCGTCCGAGCGCAATATTTCGGTGGCGATCGATGCGGCGCATGCGACCAAGGCCTTGCGCGCGGCGCATGCCGGCTTCTGGCTGTCGCCGCAGACCTTCTCGGTGGGCGTGATCGGTCCGGGCAATGTGGGCGCTGCGCTGCTGGACCAGTTACGCATCGCGCAACCGCAATTGCTGGGCAAGGCCAATCTGGATCTGCGCCTGCGCGCGGTGGTCTCGCGCGGTCGCATGCTGCTGGATGAGCGCGGCCTGGTCGGCGACTGGCGAGATGCCTTCGCCGCCGCTGCCACGCCGACCGATCTGGAACGGTTCACCACGCATCTGCTGTCGGCGCATCTGCCGCATACGGTGATCATCGATTGCAGCGGCAGTGCCGAAGTGGCCGATCGCTATGCCGGCTGGCTGGCCGCAGGCATCCATGTGGTGACGCCGAACAAACAGGCCGGTTCGGGCCCATTGGAGCGCTTCGAGGCGATTCGTGCCGCCGCCGATGCCAGTGGCGCGCGCTTCCGCTACGAAGCCACCGTGGGCGCCGGCCTGCCGGTGATCACCACGCTGCGCGACCTGGTCGATACCGGCGATACGGTGACCTCGATCGAAGGCATCTTCTCCGGCACGTTGGCGTGGCTGTTCAACAAGTACGACGGCAGCGTGCCGTTCGCCGAGTTGGTGACGCAGGCGCGTGGCATGGGCTATACCGAGCCGGACCCGCGCGACGATCTCTCCGGTGTGGACGTCGCGCGCAAGCTGGTGATCCTGGCGCGCGAAGCCGGCCGCGCCATCAGCCTGGAGGACGTGCAGGTGGAAAGCCTGGTGCCGGAAGCGCTGCGCCAGGCCAGCGTGGACGACTTCATGGCGCGGCTGCCCGAAGTGGATGCGGTGTTCGCGCAGCGCCTGAGCGATGCGCGTGCGCGCGGCAACGTGCTGCGCTACGTGGCGCAGCTGCCGCCGGACCGCGCGCCCAGCGTGGGCCTGGTGGAACTGCCGGCCGATCACGCCTTCGCCAATCTGCGCCTCACCGACAACGTGGTGCAGTTCACCACGCGCCGCTACTGCGAAAACCCGCTGGTGGTGCAGGGCCCGGGTGCCGGGCCGGAAGTGACCGCCGCCGGCGTGTTCGCAGATTTGTTGCGCGTGGCGGCGGGCGAGGGGGCGCGGTTGTGA
- a CDS encoding SymE family type I addiction module toxin has translation MRQSTSSRSQASKRKKKVQWTIVESATSPMLTPEQIAALDAAELARAQRPPRRVRPTKQCTVGYGYYPDSQQRVPALRLRGRWLEQVGFAIGSKLCVTVHDRALVITVIGEECEQVDELPRHRAGSR, from the coding sequence ATGCGCCAATCGACGTCTTCCCGCAGTCAAGCATCCAAGCGCAAAAAGAAAGTGCAGTGGACGATTGTCGAATCGGCGACAAGCCCCATGCTGACGCCGGAACAAATCGCCGCGCTCGACGCCGCCGAGCTTGCCCGCGCACAACGCCCACCGCGACGTGTGCGCCCAACCAAGCAGTGCACCGTGGGTTATGGCTATTATCCTGACAGCCAACAGCGCGTGCCCGCACTTCGCTTGCGTGGCCGTTGGTTGGAGCAAGTGGGCTTTGCTATCGGTTCAAAATTGTGCGTCACAGTGCATGATCGTGCGTTGGTAATCACGGTGATTGGTGAGGAGTGCGAACAAGTGGACGAACTGCCCCGGCATCGCGCAGGGAGCCGATGA